The Rhopalosiphum maidis isolate BTI-1 chromosome 1, ASM367621v3, whole genome shotgun sequence genome has a segment encoding these proteins:
- the LOC113549241 gene encoding uncharacterized protein LOC113549241, translating into MNFTPLLIVLQLHMVHGFIAYDCNGPKLNITAFNSLSVEPCEPPSEIHTQSIQRIQLLQKTDTYQIPYKTCSIIINYFISRCSILEDAQMVENGFFTEITELGSARCSELHQRLTYHLPNGGIITGLKVNETILSSVTVAGFVDRHGNCKGSTFSSEKGTWQEVIVQANYKITLTEGLAIVNHKQNTLTLPTGSTLKLSDQYGLDIYKGEVVWNANTYDCETHEFIILYDGPVSLITSNNDKTTRTYLVESDQIVFALQHIRSTYICNIPAIQTDHSQLTIITDSLFFNYFKNKDIHPQNIDLVAYINTKLVYIDNRFKASITTLYTDLIQKQCELERKVLLHKLSLATYSLSEFAYHMGEGPGYTALKAGEIIYLLKCKPVEVEISSKKNAICYDELPVIYNNKSYFMAPKTRTLQKFGTELDCNHFLPPAFLLDGEWYTTSQNIREIKKPQTLKPSTKWTWTYKSMENLMTAGIYNYDTMKNFQQYLILPQEIEASQKNLARQTMGFTIMDHRINLNTLIDENTISNMVDNKLRKMWGWFTIFGEFISGLLVIFFIWKIILTCINTGLNISLLYQTFGLSIKLVAGVFTSITHFIMHNANQNQQQQQKKQQNQPLLTLNRNPNSRDKVNKSITNSKQKSLYPNIRKLSI; encoded by the coding sequence ATGAACTTCACACCTCTCCTCATCGTCTTACAATTACACATGGTACATGGATTTATTGCATATGACTGTAATGGACCCAAGCTCAACATAACAGCATTTAATAGCTTGTCTGTGGAGCCATGTGAACCACCATCAGAAATCCACACCCAATCAATTCAACGAATTCAACTTCTACAAAAAACAGATACCTACCAAATACCTTATAAAACatgctcaataataataaactattttataagtaggtgTTCAATTCTAGAAGATGCCCAAATGGtagaaaatggtttttttacagaaataaCTGAATTAGGCAGTGCCCGGTGCTCTGAATTACACCAGAGACTAACATACCATCTACCAAACGGAGGAATAATTACAGGTTTAAAAGTTAACGAGACTATATTATCATCCGTTACAGTAGCCGGTTTTGTAGATAGACATGGTAACTGCAAAGGCTCTACATTTTCATCTGAGAAAGGCACATGGCAAGAGGTTATAGTTCAagctaattataaaatcactcTTACCGAAGGATTAGCCATAGTAAACCACAAACAAAATACGTTAACTCTCCCAACTGGTTCAACCTTAAAATTATCCGACCAATACGGTTTGGATATTTATAAAGGAGAGGTAGTGTGGAACGCAAATACTTATGATTGTGAAACTCATgagttcattattttatatgacggACCTGTTTCATTAATAACTTCGAACAATGACAAAACCACTCGAACATACCTAGTGGAATCGGACCAAATCGTTTTTGCGTTACAACACATAAGATcaacatatatatgtaatataccaGCTATACAAACTGATCATTCTCAATTAACCATAATTAcagattcattattttttaattattttaaaaacaaagacATACATCCACAAAACATAGATTTAGTggcttatataaatactaaattggtATACATTGACAACCGTTTCAAAGCATCGATAACAACTTTATACACAGatctaatacaaaaacaatgcGAATTAGAACGTAAAGTGCTGTTACACAAACTATCATTAGCCACATACAGTTTATCCGAATTCGCATACCATATGGGCGAAGGACCCGGTTATACGGCATTAAAGGCTGGGGAAATCATTTATCTACTAAAATGTAAACCAGTAGAAGTGGAAatatcatcaaaaaaaaatgcaatatgtTATGATGAATTACcagttatttacaataataaatcatacttCATGGCTCCTAAAACAAGAACCCTACAAAAATTTGGCACAGAATTAGATTGTAATCACTTTTTACCACCTGCATTTTTACTTGATGGAGAATGGTATACTACATCGCAAAATAttagagaaataaaaaaaccacagACTCTTAAGCCTTCCACGAAATGGACATGGACATACAAAAGTATGGAAAATCTAATGACAGcaggaatttataattatgacactatgaaaaattttcaacaatatttaatactacctCAAGAAATAGAAGCATCGCAAAAAAATTTAGCAAGACAAACCATGGGTTTCACAATAATGGATCACAGGATAAATCTAAACACGTTAATTGACGAAAACACCATTAGTAATATGGTTGACAATAAACTAAGAAAAATGTGGGGGTGGTTTACCATTTTTGGTGAATTTATTTCCggattattagtaatattctttatatggaaaataattctaaccTGCATTAACACAGGACTTAACATTTCTCTTTTATACCAAACTTTTGGATTAAGCATAAAATTAGTAGCAGGAGTATTTACAAGCATTACTCATTTCATTATGCACAACGCAAATCAaaatcaacaacaacaacagaaAAAGCAACAAAATCAACCACTACTGACTTTAAATCGAAATCCCAACTCACGAGACAAAGTCAATAAATCAATCACAAACTCAAAGCAAAAAAGTTTATACCcaaatatcagaaaattatctatatga